The genomic interval CGAAGCCCGGCCTCCTCGAGGAGGAGCGCCTGACGAGCCGCATCGCCTACTGGCGCGCCTTCCGCCTCGTACGGGGCATCATGCTCGGCGAGGGCCTGGGGCCCTTCAAAGCGCTGGTCGCTGCCATGGAAGCCGAGCCCGCGCTGAGTTTCGCCGATGCCGTCCAGCGCCACTATGGCAAGAGTCTGGACGACCTGATCGCCGCCTACAGCCCGCGCTAGGCAGGCGCCCGGAAAGGAAGCCCCCTGAACGTGAGCAGCAGCGCGCAGAGCCCCGCCGCCGCGCCGGTGCGCGTCCGCTTCGCGCCGAGCCCGACCGGCCATCTGCACGTGGGCGGCGCCCGCACGGCGCTCTACAACTGGCTCTTCGCCCGGCACGCGAAGGGCAGCTTCATCCTGCGCATCGAGGATACGGACGCCGCGCGCTCCACCGACGAGTCCGTGCGCGGCATCCTCGAGGCGATGCGCTGGCTGGGCCTGGACTGGGACGAGGGCCCCGAAGTGGGCGGCCCGCACGGTCCCTACTTCCAGAGCGAGCGGCGGGGCCTCTACCGCGCGGCGGCGGACGCCCTGCTCGCGGCCGGCCGCGCCTATCCCTGCTTCTGCACGGCCGAGACCCTGGCCGCGCTGCGCGAGGAGCAGAAGGCCGCCGGCGACGCCGAGCAGGGCTACGACGGCCGCTGCGGCCGCCTCGACCCGGCCGCGGCCACCGCGCGCGTGGCGGCGGGCGAGCCGCACGCCATCCGCCTGCGCGTGCCGCGGGAGGGCGCGGGCGAGGTCGCACTCGACGACTTGATCCGCGGCCGCAGCGTCTTCAAGCACGCGGTGATCGAGGACTTCGTCCTGCTCAAGAGCGACGGCCTGCCCACCTACAACTTCGCCGTGGTGGTGGACGACGATGCGATGGGCATCACGCACGTGATCCGCGGCGACGACCATATCTCGAACACGCCGCGGCATCTCTTGCTCTACGCCGCCCTCGGCTACCCGCTGCCCGCCTTCGCGCACCTGCCGATGATCCTGGGCGCCGACAAGACGCGCCTGTCCAAGCGCCACGGCGCGAGCAGCGTGCAGGAGTTCGAGCGGCAGGGCATCCTGCCCCAGGCGATGCTCAACTACCTGGCCCTCTTGGGCTGGAGCCTGGACGGCAAGACCGAGTTCTTCACGCCGAAGAAGCTGGTC from bacterium carries:
- a CDS encoding glutamate--tRNA ligase, with amino-acid sequence MSSSAQSPAAAPVRVRFAPSPTGHLHVGGARTALYNWLFARHAKGSFILRIEDTDAARSTDESVRGILEAMRWLGLDWDEGPEVGGPHGPYFQSERRGLYRAAADALLAAGRAYPCFCTAETLAALREEQKAAGDAEQGYDGRCGRLDPAAATARVAAGEPHAIRLRVPREGAGEVALDDLIRGRSVFKHAVIEDFVLLKSDGLPTYNFAVVVDDDAMGITHVIRGDDHISNTPRHLLLYAALGYPLPAFAHLPMILGADKTRLSKRHGASSVQEFERQGILPQAMLNYLALLGWSLDGKTEFFTPKKLVESFSLKRVGANPAVFDPDKLAWLNGEHFARLDRDEKVLGTYRELERRGIALPPVPEIHERLGAMIQLLGKRLKSFPEAAWSLEHFFRALPEYDPAVVAERLGGAAAERLAGLAAAFGALPAGGFAAAELEAALRGEAARTGADAAELIHALRVAVSGRGVSPDIFRMCELLGREAVLRRLTERAWERAAGVEGA